The following proteins are encoded in a genomic region of Lachnospiraceae bacterium KM106-2:
- a CDS encoding N-Ribosylnicotinamide phosphorylase, which translates to MERMPHIQLTEEQAVKYALLPGAPERIDTIAKLLDEVEALAYNREFRSIKGKYHGVEVMAVSTGIGGPSTAIAVEECAKLGVKAMIRVGSCGALQSNMRVGDLVLVTGALRNDGTSRAYMEQGFPAIPNYELLRSCEESAAEQKFSHHMGITRSHDQIYCEQKEALYEKWSKKGVMASDMETAALFMIGQLRGVKTASILNVVAEYQRSTEDGINQYVNGDKDSLDGEQKELITALEAFVKMERRMNENEINI; encoded by the coding sequence ATGGAACGAATGCCGCATATTCAACTTACAGAGGAACAAGCAGTAAAGTATGCATTGTTACCTGGAGCACCTGAGAGAATCGATACCATTGCTAAGCTTTTAGATGAAGTGGAAGCGCTTGCTTACAATCGAGAGTTTAGAAGTATTAAAGGTAAATATCATGGTGTAGAGGTAATGGCTGTATCAACTGGTATCGGTGGTCCATCAACTGCAATAGCGGTAGAAGAGTGCGCAAAGCTTGGTGTAAAGGCAATGATCCGAGTGGGCAGCTGCGGCGCACTGCAAAGTAATATGCGAGTAGGTGATCTCGTATTAGTTACAGGAGCACTTCGAAATGATGGAACATCAAGAGCTTATATGGAACAGGGTTTCCCAGCAATTCCGAACTATGAATTATTACGAAGTTGTGAGGAAAGTGCTGCGGAACAGAAATTTAGCCATCATATGGGAATAACACGAAGTCATGATCAAATTTATTGTGAGCAAAAAGAAGCACTTTATGAAAAATGGTCGAAAAAGGGTGTCATGGCATCTGATATGGAAACGGCAGCACTATTTATGATCGGGCAGTTAAGAGGAGTTAAGACAGCGTCTATATTAAATGTCGTTGCAGAATATCAGCGATCGACAGAGGACGGAATCAATCAATATGTGAATGGTGATAAGGATTCTCTTGATGGAGAACAGAAAGAATTGATCACAGCATTAGAAGCATTTGTAAAAATGGAAAGAAGGATGAATGAAAATGAAATCAATATTTAG
- a CDS encoding substrate-specific component STY3230 of queuosine-regulated ECF transporter has protein sequence MKSIFRTKLDAACIVLIPACIGINYLGKMFAALLKLPLWLDSIGTCIGGVLGGPIIGAICGAANNLIYGLTAGDNITLIYAFASLGIGLAAGIMARIGFMKTLPKTIISAVVAGGAAVIISTPLNVIFWGGTTGNVWGDALFAATQAAKMPVVLGSFLDELVVDVPDKLITLILVFFIIKGLPKKLTSLYEADAEIEDLDD, from the coding sequence ATGAAATCAATATTTAGGACGAAGTTAGATGCAGCGTGTATTGTTTTAATACCAGCATGTATCGGAATTAACTATTTAGGAAAAATGTTTGCCGCACTTTTAAAATTACCTCTATGGTTAGATTCAATCGGAACTTGTATCGGTGGTGTACTAGGTGGACCAATCATTGGTGCTATCTGTGGTGCAGCCAATAACTTAATTTATGGTCTTACAGCAGGTGATAATATCACGTTAATTTATGCGTTTGCTAGTTTAGGCATTGGTTTAGCTGCTGGTATCATGGCGAGAATCGGATTTATGAAGACACTTCCAAAGACGATCATTTCCGCAGTTGTTGCTGGTGGAGCTGCTGTAATCATTTCAACTCCATTAAATGTTATCTTCTGGGGTGGTACAACCGGAAATGTATGGGGAGACGCTTTATTTGCAGCAACTCAGGCAGCAAAGATGCCTGTTGTTTTAGGATCATTTTTAGATGAGCTTGTAGTAGATGTTCCGGATAAGTTGATTACATTAATCCTAGTATTTTTCATTATTAAAGGTCTTCCAAAGAAACTAACATCTCTTTATGAAGCAGATGCCGAAATTGAAGATTTGGATGACTAG
- a CDS encoding transmembrane component STY3231 of energizing module of queuosine-regulated ECF transporter, with protein MKSISLYVDNGSYLTKIHPFTKLMYIVTMIVTTVLSGKLWVYGICIGLSALLLFAGKIFRKTLPLIAFSFTILITIFLIHGLFHQGNHNVLFQIGSVKFYKEGLLYASKIGLNILNLLLSFAVFVLSTKPAELVDEMEKKGMPSKFCYMISSVFQIIPQMTGTMHTIMDAQRSRGLETEGRLLTRMKAFLPLISPVVMSSLISTRERAIALEVRGFDSKNKKTYIEIREKMLIDRVLNGIMAVLIIGMIIWRVMICLL; from the coding sequence ATGAAGAGCATTAGTTTATATGTGGATAATGGATCTTATTTAACAAAAATACACCCATTTACAAAATTAATGTATATAGTAACCATGATCGTAACAACGGTATTATCGGGTAAGCTTTGGGTATATGGAATTTGTATCGGACTCAGTGCATTGTTATTGTTTGCAGGAAAAATATTTAGAAAGACACTCCCTTTAATCGCGTTTTCTTTTACAATCCTAATTACTATATTTCTGATTCACGGACTTTTTCATCAAGGAAACCATAATGTCTTATTTCAGATCGGATCTGTTAAATTTTATAAAGAAGGTCTTTTATATGCAAGCAAGATCGGACTTAACATTCTTAATTTGCTGTTAAGCTTTGCGGTATTTGTTCTTTCTACAAAGCCGGCTGAACTAGTGGATGAGATGGAGAAGAAGGGAATGCCTTCTAAGTTCTGTTATATGATCAGCTCAGTATTCCAGATCATTCCTCAAATGACGGGTACAATGCACACGATTATGGATGCCCAAAGAAGTCGTGGATTAGAGACGGAGGGAAGACTACTAACAAGAATGAAAGCTTTTCTTCCTTTAATTTCTCCAGTAGTCATGAGCTCGCTTATTAGTACAAGGGAGCGTGCGATCGCATTAGAGGTAAGAGGATTTGATAGTAAGAATAAGAAAACTTATATCGAAATTCGAGAGAAAATGTTAATTGATAGAGTGCTGAATGGAATTATGGCAGTGCTGATAATAGGAATGATCATATGGAGGGTAATGATATGTCTTTTATAA